One region of Kazachstania africana CBS 2517 chromosome 3, complete genome genomic DNA includes:
- the IRA2 gene encoding Ras GTPase activating protein IRA2 (similar to Saccharomyces cerevisiae IRA1 (YBR140C) and IRA2 (YOL081W); ancestral locus Anc_3.124): MHPKKAEDNDLPPLIHHLYFDRIYPILPIESTLQTFSEVEEDPFYISCRAVVMQVAISENMNGISEQTLALIQLIIKDDYIISSNISEDAIHSILVLLRLLSDSMEYYWDHIESYKESPTADVPNPHQFDQFKELDKDENYELQKKFNSGSVMGYSTNRPCFHQKPPNLLNPDIASKLIRLCSKVKFNTRTLEILQNMCSYLYPSTPLVYNNILPEYQEYLKQKNFPEYTKMIDITIGHILRFVTASNPNEYFDYVSETLKEPLLPSTPHINISAVIQQFELLCFPYLTKALLPKFLELIKIMFLSTKKQLHKYLLLFYSSKALVFWVMARPQEYVNAYLTLKANDRTDQFTKSVSDLVNSLFDEIYSTFNVSALLTNNHNSSMHSPTNLNTNVPAETHSGSSASTPLSSFNNNGTNNNNGNSPLSKQFSKVNTTGLTSTTSTTSSPSSPYGSNASTNSITKASINSLSTEISTNNSIAASSQQNSGQSLSRNNSVSNIPTLNALSLLASPKQSVPDLEQFSQARPPPIGSYPTTHKMNVMSHMDQQSKRKHHNPVLPSFKETDLSHLENILDLYTHFDDFEPVTHTSVLRFLCTLLMLDSEVFIEINTMSFKKLLDSEGLDKPTRSNTSANATPTEKPQHAIHFAHNLKKFTSLQRSKKKSVKFVAHLVKNLNGTHLVSDITLLDSLRSILTLLAMTSSASLNNEKLSSVTFSRRLIAILGVNLNIAEKWDTTIKPNSALISCLRRYTDTFYILQLKYFSSAIQLEPELFLDHLSLNEITESLDLQKLKLYTESFRIFFHLPSSKELRKKISFMTSDFFKTLFCTASDITLQTFPYFEDKVEDIVNSILDGTLLDEHGVRKSLQLGTPSSMTSLGSSPAQNSSIASSHNSLGEYETQWSPLTMSNTSVPLSPHPMTTSLSNSVIYGQTNTTTSSNDHPLFAPKAKRPSINKNRTSLISASNDNESVLGFTASEDPRSPSISAQLMTVTSSTPLSRNNKSPFRNQRARRYSEEGSAKFIKGKTGLILEQRIAVDSEDSMNARSIMINIFSIFKRMTSHFILPHDQNSDLSWVRNDFLNIIKPIFVAIIEEDETLQDTAQAFMDVVINYIENFSKNTTTITVHGYFLICTYTICLFSLALFDLNIDPIKREALLGIVINFLKLRSYLATASKGTPHINSVLEAEKSTFQLTLGSVGRAIFVSLYTSEPNIQKLSKAAFTQYHNMIQLHENLVGTIDPSWISNIDFVEAISKDNSVGATGSVAFQRRVRNTILKHARKPDSILLDSIHIIFKKWYHYTKLNRTRNQREISDLRNFAGILAALSGIFLSCYTAPDKEFEPFKEHIIELTKKFDYFIFKQCQWLDDADLLTRENSRDIISIELHPLSFRVLFQHLRGRLDEIVNQDLSVSDNESSFILLEQVIIIVRTILRRDDDEKVMILFSIDIIELIDQLVAIIKKMPRDSQKYYKAIIHMSKMFKAMEHSEINLGIKHHYVLKNKWLKLVTNWFKSTIMKECDLVNLSKPHREMDLKRRDLDFLYIDTSIEASKAIAYLTESVPLEIYTTASEEELQRSKSIIFGNYFNILLKGLDRSKSSEKFPVSLRHKMNILNENVTLALTNLSDANIEASLQFTLPMGYSDNKNTKIAFLKVFTNNLSKYPLQNMKVENDKLLAMDQLLKYTVEYPELTLSAAMVCPAHNLDDYAAVLVNGFETRNAGYIVVAQLIKDEIKKASRPMDILRRNSCATRALALLSKYKGADYLSHTLRAPVQRLVDNQAFFEIEKLQPGDPNAEAQLQMFVKCMTDILDSITDSISYFPQEFFYICQTIFNEVKQKFPNYAYVAVGSFLFLRFFCPALVSPATENIIETASAREKRPLITLAKVIQNIANRADNLAKWPILEAKSAFLQECSLKIFNFLTDVCDPTREVHISIRSEGPPKSFDFDFLHKFLYNDAIQIRKFLLRELKTMDDFGFFKETFLFVDRLLGQLGQPKKVYNNELPEFIRSNSEKYPRLYEFMSRLAFKNYKEIAGEYSVVRESLSADGLPVVTFTLRKLHSTGYDIETALFKLLQVYMRIWTSKHYFILDCTEFDKSGIDLVKLASLMKTILPSFVAGNCATYYVLNANNDFIESWSAFFERENPFISNRVAHVFINSHSDEAILKSLKFNSGGVDVLLDMRVSLHDITLYDEKHDQMFPISLKIGNKYFQVLHEMPRQLAIEDLEQRIDLKINEVFEISEILSVNVSSFTGASGEFVVNLTDQRKLIFCCPKYLEIVKMFHHAKAREENEYTSEEVVLSQTIKGRMSFGSLHNNELVGHLLLVMAVGLFSTDKEVKNLSYNLIAATETAFNLDFGTHFHRAPEVFVPADVTTFLSSLSNSLSKSHPELTPYIWKYFLEGLQNSVIPSNCIPQTICVLSYWVPNLYDYVYLGDDEEGAENLSMIFRSLIKLTVMDDAFGAIYLHELWFLLCADGRMPNILVNEIVGHCLERDSENKDWDKTVALLAGFPTIEITSNVVKKLLHIINSFLPSLKMETRTHSWSELKILIKVTIYLFFESPLLTQMFLPEILFIISLLIDVGPTELRLSLFELLMNVCSSLSVNEALPIENKRKIDEVTLVFSRQKTKFMFGFSQDKGRMLQKFSASSFASKFSILDNFVSNILLLMEYSSTMESRQWKSKYKKYLTDSIFNNDSFLSARAMMILGILGKNHTSEGLCKNLLMETMKIMAYSRMTDEQLFLVISQSFTYSKLVEGLDPSSELLKRMFWLGALFADSLHPGVFEGGLLLMSNCVERLYDYHFQNTNNKEHLSLVLMKAKDFAVNLISQLDDVSYFIWREDTFTQTMLAVLSKGLSIPSVKSTATNFLRFLFRNSYREQMLYQGTDQYKSYAFLLSLVSGNDQFDEIMKDIEFDGEVVNLGGQFKMPKFLCEWLESDTLCPNLALYQAASLFTSPNFDEPSKLRFTLIMKYLLNKSPKVLFKFYSVVRQELRKFSSYDQSSGCMAVVFEIASAVVQFEEYYKLNQYNEESLQTLKKLELKIFDGAQLYQDSKELTEPLTGSGRMILYRRKKIITMVISRMARSS; this comes from the coding sequence ATGCATCCAAAGAAAgctgaagataatgatcTACCTCCATTGATTCACCATCTTTATTTCGATAGAATCTACCCAATATTACCCATAGAATCAACTTTGCAAACTTTCTCAGAAGTCGAAGAAGATCCGTTCTATATTTCATGTAGAGCTGTGGTCATGCAAGTTGCCATCTCTGAAAATATGAATGGTATCAGTGAACAAACTTTGGCtcttattcaattgattaTAAAGGATGATTACATcatatcttcaaatatttccGAAGACGCTATACATTCGATTTTGGTACTATTAAGATTATTAAGTGACAGCATGGAATACTATTGGGATCATATCGAGTCATACAAAGAGTCTCCTACGGCTGACGTCCCAAATCCACACCAATTCGATCAATTTAAGGAATTAGATAAGGATGAAAACTATGAATTacagaaaaaatttaattctGGTTCCGTGATGGGGTATTCTACAAATAGACCTTGTTTCCACCAAAAACCACCAAATTTACTAAACCCTGACATAGCAAGTAAACTAATAAGACTATGTTCTAAGGTTAAATTCAATACGAGAActttagaaattttacaaaacaTGTGCTCCTATCTATATCCATCAACTCCATTGGtctataataatattttgcCAGAGTatcaagaatatttgaaacaaaaaaatttcccAGAATATACTAAAATGATTGATATCACTATCGGCCACATATTGCGTTTCGTGACTGCATCGAATCCTAACGAATACTTCGATTACGTGAGtgaaactttgaaagaacCATTGCTACCTTCAACTCCTCATATAAACATATCTGCAGTAATACaacaatttgaattattatgTTTTCCATATTTGACAAAGGCACTActaccaaaatttttagaattgatcaaaattATGTTTTTATCCACTAAAAAGCAATTACATAAATACCTTCTACTCTTTTATTCATCAAAGGCATTGGTATTTTGGGTAATGGCTCGTCCACAAGAATATGTCAACGCATATCTAACGTTGAAGGCTAATGACCGTACCGATCAATTCACCAAATCTGTTTCTGATTTAGTCAACAGTTTATTCGACGAAATATACTCTACATTCAATGTTTCAGCTCTATTAACGAATAATCACAATTCATCAATGCATTCACCAACGAACCTAAATACAAATGTGCCGGCTGAAACTCATTCTGGCTCTTCGGCTAGTACTCCATTATCctcattcaataataacgGTACCAATAACAATAACGGTAATAGTCCACTGTCTAAACAATTCAGTAAAGTGAATACTACAGGCCTTACCTCGACGACGTCAACAACTTCCTCACCATCATCGCCTTATGGTTCAAATGCATCTACAAACTCTATTACCAAAGCAAGCATAAATAGTCTATCAACTGAGATTTCTACAAATAATAGTATAGCAGCTTCAAGTCAACAAAATTCAGGTCAATCTCTTTCTAGGAACAATTCAGtatcaaatattccaaCTTTAAACGCATTGTCTTTATTAGCATCTCCAAAACAATCCGTCCCGGACTTGGAGCAATTCTCGCAAGCTAGACCACCACCAATTGGGTCTTATCCTACTACACATAAAATGAACGTAATGAGTCATATGGACCAACAAAGTAAAAGAAAACATCATAATCCTGTATTACCTTCATTTAAAGAGACTGATCTCTCCCACTTGGAGAATATTTTAGATCTTTATACGCATTTCGATGATTTCGAACCTGTAACACATACATCAGTTTTGAGGTTTCTGTGCACATTGCTCATGTTGGACTCCGAAGtcttcattgaaatcaataCAATGAGCTTCAAGAAACTCTTAGATTCTGAGGGATTGGATAAACCAACGCGGAGTAATACTTCTGCCAACGCTACGCCGACAGAAAAACCACAACATGCAATACATTTTGCCCataacttgaaaaaattcacaTCATTACAAAGATCGAAAAAGAAGTCGGTTAAATTTGTCGCCCATTTGGTCAAAAATTTAAACGGAACACATCTTGTATCAGATATCACTTTACTGGACTCTTTGAGATCTATTTTAACTTTATTGGCAATGACCTCTTCGGCATCACTGAATAACGAAAAGCTGTCATCGGTCACCTTTTCCAGACGATTGATTGCAATCCTAGGCgtcaatttgaatattgcTGAAAAGTGGGATACCACAATAAAACCAAACAGTGCATTGATTTCCTGCCTAAGAAGGTATACTGACACATTCTACATTTTgcaattgaaatatttctcTTCTGCAATTCAATTGGAACCGgaattatttttggatcACTTAAGCTTAAACGAAATCACAGAATCATTagatttacaaaaattgaaactGTATACTGAAAGTTTCAGAATCTTCTTTCACTTACCAAgttcaaaagaattgaggaaaaaaatttcattcatGACTtctgattttttcaaaactttatTCTGTACAGCATCAGATATTACTCTACAAACAtttccatattttgaagataaagttGAAGATATTGTCAACTCTATTTTAGATGGAACTTTATTGGACGAACATGGTGTGAGGAAGTCATTACAACTTGGAACACCATCGTCAATGACATCTTTGGGATCATCTCCTGCGCAAAATTCGTCGATCGCCTCCTCACACAACTCTTTGGGAGAGTATGAGACTCAATGGTCGCCCTTAACAATGTCTAACACATCAGTTCCATTATCCCCGCATCCAATGACAACATCACTCTCAAATAGTGTCATTTATGGCCAGACTAACACCACTACTAGCAGTAACGATCACCCATTATTTGCTCCTAAAGCAAAGCGCCCTTCTATTAATAAGAATAGGACGTCTTTGATATCAGCATCAAACGATAACGAATCTGTACTTGGTTTTACAGCGTCAGAAGATCCACGTTCACCGTCAATTTCAGCGCAACTTATGACTGTAACGAGCTCAACACCTCTATCTAGGAACAACAAATCGCCATTCAGAAACCAGAGAGCAAGAAGATATTCTGAGGAGGGCTCTGCAAAATTCATAAAAGGTAAAACAGGGTTGATCTTAGAACAGCGTATAGCTGTTGACAGTGAAGATTCAATGAATGCAAGATCAATCatgataaatatttttagtatcttcaaaagaatgACGAGTCACTTTATTTTACCTCACGACCAGAATTCTGACCTTTCCTGGGTCAGGAATGATTTCCTAAATATCATCAAACCAATTTTTGTTGCCATTATCGAAGAAGACGAAACATTACAGGATACTGCACAAGCATTCATGGATGTAGTAATCAATTATATCGAAAATTTTAGTAAGAATACTACCACAATAACTGTTCACGGATATTTCCTCATTTGTACATATACGATATGTCTATTCTCACTGGCGCTCTTTGATTTAAACATCGACCCTATCAAACGTGAAGCCTTATTGGGTATTGTTATCAATTTCCTGAAATTACGTTCATATCTGGCAACAGCCTCCAAGGGCACACCTCATATAAATTCAGTTTTGGAAGCAGAGAAATCGACTTTTCAACTCACATTAGGCAGTGTGGGACGTGCAATATTCGTTTCATTATACACCAGTGAGCCCAACATCCAGAAACTTTCCAAGGCCGCGTTTACTCAATACCATAATATGATTCAATTACATGAAAATTTGGTTGGAACGATAGATCCAAGCTGGATCTCAAATATTGACTTTGTAGAAGCCATATCAAAGGATAATAGTGTTGGTGCAACAGGTTCGGTAGCCTTTCAAAGAAGAGTAAGAAACACAATTTTAAAGCATGCTAGAAAGCCTGATTCAATTTTGCTCGATTCCattcatattatttttaagaaatgGTACCACTATACCAAATTAAACAGAACTAGGAACCAGAGAGAAATATCAGATCTAAGAAATTTTGCAGGCATACTGGCAGCGCTATCTGGTATCTTTTTATCATGCTACACTGCTCCTGATAAGGAATTTGAGCCATTTAAAGAACATATCATTGAATTAACAAAAAAGTTCGActattttatcttcaaacAGTGTCAGTGGTTAGATGATGCTGATTTATTGACAAGAGAAAACTCAAGAGATATAATAAGTATTGAGCTACACCCACTATCATTCAGAGTATTATTCCAGCATCTCAGAGGTAGGCTGGACGAAATAGTGAACCAAGATCTATCTGTTTCTGATAATGAATCatcttttattttgttgGAGCAAGTTATAATTATTGTGAGAACCATATTAAGGCGTGATGATGACGAAAAAGTGATGATTCTTTTCTCAATCGATATCATCGAACTAATAGATCAACTAGTGGCTATCATCAAAAAGATGCCTCGTGACTCCCAAAAGTACTACAAAGCCATTATTCACATGTCGAAAATGTTTAAGGCGATGGAACATTCTGAAATCAATCTAGGTATCAAACATCATTatgttttgaaaaataaatggCTTAAATTAGTGACGAACTGGTTTAAATCCACCATCATGAAAGAATGCGATTTAGTCAACCTTTCAAAGCCGCATAGAGAAATGGATTTAAAAAGACGTGATCTGGACTTTTTATACATCGATACGTCAATCGAAGCCTCCAAGGCAATTGCGTATCTTACAGAAAGCGTTCCCCTGGAAATTTACACCACAGCctcagaagaagaacttCAAAGGTCAAAGTCCATTATATTTGGTAACTATTTTAATATCCTTTTGAAAGGGCTGGATAGAAGTAAATCTTCCGAGAAGTTTCCTGTTTCTTTAAGGCacaaaatgaatatattgaacGAAAATGTGACTTTAGCATTGACAAATTTATCCGATGCGAATATCGAGGCGAGTTTGCAATTTACACTTCCAATGGGTTATTCTGACAATAAAAATACAAAGATTGCCTTTCTCAAGGTATTCACAAATAACCTTTCCAAATATCCACTTCAAAACATGAAAGTTGAAAATGACAAACTCTTAGCAATGGATCAACTTCTGAAATATACAGTTGAATACCCTGAACTAACATTGTCTGCTGCCATGGTTTGCCCTGCTCACAACTTAGATGACTACGCTGCAGTACTGGTGAACGGTTTCGAAACCAGAAATGCTGGTTATATTGTTGTTGCTCAGCTAATAaaggatgaaattaaaaaggCCTCGAGACCAATGGATATTTTACGTAGGAATAGTTGTGCCACAAGAGCACTTGCACTACTCTCGAAATATAAGGGTGCTGACTATTTATCACATACCTTAAGAGCTCCAGTCCAACGTTTAGTTGACAATCAGgccttttttgaaattgagaaattgCAACCCGGGGATCCCAACGCTGAGGCACAGTTACAAATGTTTGTGAAATGTATGACGGATATCCTTGACTCAATTACTGATTCCATTTCCTATTTTCCCCaggaatttttttatatctgtcaaacaattttcaatgaggTGAAGCAAAAATTCCCTAACTACGCCTACGTTGCTGTCGGatcatttctatttttgagatttttttgTCCTGCCTTAGTTAGCCCAGCGACAGAGAATATCATTGAAACTGCCTCTGCGAGAGAAAAGCGTCCTTTGATTACTTTGGCTAAAGTTATACAAAACATAGCCAATAGGGCAGACAATCTGGCTAAATGGCCAATCTTAGAAGCAAAAAGTGCATTTCTCCAGGAATGTAGCTTAAAAATCTTCAACTTCCTGACCGATGTTTGTGACCCGACCAGAGAAGTCCATATATCCATCAGGTCTGAGGGTCCGccaaaatcttttgatttcGATTTTCTCCACAAGTTTCTTTACAATGATGCGATACAAATTAGGAAGTTTCTCCTTAGAGAGCTTAAAACTATGGACGATTTCGGTTTTTTTAAGGagacatttttatttgtagATAGACTGTTAGGCCAACTAGGTCAACCGAAGAAAGTCTACAATAATGAACTTCCCGAATTTATTAGATCAAATAGCGAAAAGTACCCAAGATTATATGAATTCATGAGTAGGCTGGCTTTCAAGAACTATAAGGAAATAGCCGGAGAATATTCAGTTGTACGTGAGTCTTTATCAGCAGATGGTTTACCAGTGGTTACCTTCACGTTGAGAAAGTTACATTCTACCGGTTATGATATCGAAACTGCTCTTTTCAAGTTATTACAGGTATATATGAGAATTTGGACCTCAAAGCATTATTTCATATTGGATTGTActgaatttgataagaGTGGGATTGACTTGGTAAAATTAGCTTCCTTGATGAAGACTATTTTACCATCATTTGTCGCGGGTAATTGTGCTACCTACTATGTATTGAATGctaataatgattttattgaatcATGGTCAGCCTTTTTTGAGAGGGAAAACCCCTTCATCTCAAATAGAGTGGCACATGTGTTTATCAACTCACATTCGGATGAAGCTATACTGAAATCTCTCAAGTTCAACAGTGGAGGTGTAGATGTTTTACTAGATATGCGTGTTTCTTTACACGATATTACATTATACGATGAGAAGCACGACCAAATGTTCCCTATTTCGTTAAAGATAGGTAATAAATATTTCCAAGTTTTACATGAGATGCCTCGACAACTTGCCATTGAAGACCTGGAACAGCGAATAGATCTAAAAATAAACGAAGTGTTTGAGatatctgaaattttatctgTAAATGTTTCATCGTTTACTGGGGCTTCAGGCGAATTTGTAGTAAATTTAACGGATCAAAGAAAGCTGATATTTTGTTGTCCTAAATACCTAGAGATCGTTAAAATGTTTCACCATGCTAAagcaagagaagaaaatgagtATACTTCTGAAGAAGTTGTTTTATCCCAGACAATCAAGGGCCGTATGTCCTTTGGATCTTTGCACAATAATGAACTCGTCGGGCACTTGCTGCTTGTCATGGCAGTAGGTTTATTCAGTACTGATAAAGAGGTCAAAAATCTCTCGTATAACCTTATTGCAGCTACTGAAACTGCATTTAATCTAGACTTCGGTACTCATTTCCACAGGGCACCAGAGGTATTTGTTCCTGCAGATGTAACTACATTTTTGTCATCATTGTCAAATTCGCTCTCGAAAAGTCATCCTGAATTAACTCCATACATATGGAAGTACTTCCTTGAGGGGCTACAGAATAGTGTTATTCCAAGTAACTGTATTCCACAGACAATATGTGTTTTATCCTATTGGGTTCCTAATTTATATGATTACGTCTATTTAGGAGATGATGAGGAGGGAGCTGAAAATTTGTCAATGATTTTCAGGTCCTTAATAAAGTTGACTGTGATGGATGACGCTTTTGGAGCCATATATTTACATGAACTATGGTTTTTGTTATGTGCTGATGGTAGAATGCCTAATATTCTAGTTAATGAAATAGTCGGTCATTGTTTAGAAAGAGATTCTGAGAACAAAGACTGGGATAAGACAGTGGCCTTGTTAGCAGGATTTCCTACTATCGAGATCACTTCCAATGTGGTCAAAAAGCTGCTTCATATTATCAACTCTTTCCTACCCTCCTTGAAGATGGAAACGCGAACACATAGTTGGTCGGAACTCAAGATTTTAATAAAAGTTacaatttatcttttctttgagtCTCCTTTATTGACTCAAATGTTTCTCcctgaaattttatttataatatCGTTGCTGATTGATGTAGGTCCAACAGAACTTagattatcattatttgaactGTTAATGAATGTTTGCAGTTCCCTATCTGTCAACGAAGCTCTTCCAATCGAGaacaaaaggaaaataGATGAGGTTACACTTGTGTTTTCGAGACAGAAGACTAAATTTATGTTCGGTTTTAGCCAAGATAAAGGGAGGATGCTGCAAAAATTTAGTGCATCATCTTTTGCTAgcaaattttctattttggataattttgtttccaATATACTACTCCTAATGGAATACTCGTCAACTATGGAATCAAGACAATGGAAGAGCAAATACAAGAAGTATTTGACGGattctattttcaataacgATTCATTTCTGTCAGCTAGAGCTATGATGATCTTAGGTATATTAGGCAAAAACCATACTTCTGAAGGTCTCtgtaaaaatttattaatggAAACTATGAAAATTATGGCCTACTCAAGAATGACTGATGAACAGTTATTTCTAGTTATTTCACAGAGTTTCACGTATAGCAAATTAGTTGAGGGTTTGGATCCATCTTCAGAACTTTTGAAACGCATGTTTTGGTTAGGCGCGCTCTTTGCTGATTCTTTGCATCCTGGTGTATTTGAAGGTGGTTTATTGTTAATGTCGAATTGTGTTGAAAGACTATATGATTATCATTTCCAAAAcactaataataaagaacaTCTTTCTTTGGTTCTTATGAAAGCAAAGGATTTTGCAGTGAACTTAATTTCACAACTTGATGATGTAAGTTATTTTATCTGGCGTGAAGACACGTTTACGCAAACAATGCTTGCTGTTTTATCAAAAGGTCTTTCTATCCCCTCTGTTAAATCAACTGCTACGAATTTCCTACGTTTTCTATTTAGAAATAGTTATCGTGAGCAAATGCTATACCAAGGCACGGATCAATACAAGAGTTATGCGTTCTTGCTTTCTCTAGTAAGTGGAAACGATCAGTTTGATGAAATAATGAAGGATATAGAATTTGATGGAGAAGTGGTTAATTTAGGCGGTCAGTTCAAAATGCCCAAATTTTTATGCGAATGGCTTGAATCTGATACTTTATGCCCAAACCTGGCTCTGTACCAAGCTGCATCGCTTTTCACAAGCCCAAACTTTGATGAGCCAAGCAAATTAAGGTTTACGCTAATCATGAAATATCTACTGAATAAGAGCCCCAAGGTATTATTTAAGTTTTATTCAGTTGTTAGACAAGAACtgagaaaattttcatcatatgACCAAAGCTCTGGATGTATGGCCGTAGTGTTTGAAATTGCCAGTGCAGTCGTGCAGTTCGAGGAATATTATAAGCTAAATCAATATAATGAAGAGTCCTTgcaaactttgaaaaagctagaactgaaaatatttgacGGTGCTCAACTTTATCAAGATTCCAAAGAGTTGACAGAACCACTAACTGGATCAGGCCGAATGATATTATATCGTAGAAAGAAGATAATAACAATGGTAATATCAAGAATGGCACGTAGTTCTTGa
- the KAFR0C01270 gene encoding uncharacterized protein (similar to Saccharomyces cerevisiae ATG19 (YOL082W); ancestral locus Anc_3.120): MEDLKRYLRITYGNSFVFVQFENIEDLNTRLGVRLHDLLKSWGCRNGVITLKDKQSLYRIIPDNDVKETVLEEFKYSEEVELFLFGHAFVPAPEGKLIQPNEQSSIDIELAEKLNTMKIKPDSVGTESSTAMVKSAGNHDTITISKKYLESILQQVNCLEDTIKNEQMRKKREKHRRKTKKEKAQKKADSKVAKLTKKIRKLKKERKDFDKDAIETTAEDGSPVSDVAANEKLCKTKVLLAEASKLLDSFETILKTNPSLLPKSEVFIDIDPKNRRLFEYFSKIASEADLEKLLSNSQKYEGLLQRFDNDETLLLSELSHLSLNNSDTSSIKHEEPTEMGIPFELKVYEKDLNVCFELSNGTDTYFSENLYLLIHYISSENEIWKTKIDICHGIGPKSKRIFTKFKSFFEKKGGDFSIEDFGFFEIKDGADRLLFSTQGSKLVPCNNGTDLMFHLVAKYNNLTEINLRKLENFKSEETIKLKEAFTYDNENVESDDVISTTITNDVGFENNDSDNEFEEYDFLSESDV; encoded by the coding sequence ATGGAAGACTTAAAGAGGTACCTTCGTATAACTTATGGAAATAGTTTTGTATTCgtacaatttgaaaacatAGAGGATCTGAACACGAGGCTTGGAGTGCGACTTCATGACCTGTTGAAAAGCTGGGGATGTAGAAATGGAGTGATAACGTTGAAAGATAAGCAATCACTCTATCGAATAATCCCTGATAATGATGTCAAAGAGACGGTTCtagaagaattcaaatattctgaGGAAGTCGAGCTATTTCTGTTTGGTCATGCTTTCGTCCCAGCACCTGAGGGAAAGCTGATACAACCGAACGAACAATCTTCCATTGATATAGAGTTAGCAGAAAAGTTAAATACTATGAAAATAAAGCCAGATTCAGTAGGTACAGAAAGTTCGACGGCTATGGTTAAAAGTGCTGGTAATCATGATACCATTACAATATCGAAAAAGTATCTAGAGAGTATACTCCAACAAGTCAATTGCCTTGAAGATACTATAAAAAACGAACAGATGCGTAAGAAGAGGGAGAAGcacagaagaaaaacaaaaaaagagaaagcaCAAAAGAAGGCAGACAGTAAAGTTGCAAAAttaactaaaaaaattaggaaactgaaaaaagaacgtaaagattttgataagGACGCTATAGAAACGACTGCAGAAGATGGTAGTCCTGTCTCAGATGTTGCagctaatgaaaaattatgtaAGACAAAAGTCCTTTTAGCAGAAGCGTCGAAATTACTGgattcttttgaaacaattttaaaaacTAATCCGTCACTGTTACCTAAGAGTGAGGTGTTCATAGATATTGATCCCAAGAATAGGCGGTTATTCGagtatttttcaaagattgcCAGTGAAGCGGATTTGGAGAAGTTGCTTTCAAACAGTCAAAAATATGAAGGCTTATTAcaaagatttgataatgatgagaCATTATTGCTATCTGAACTTTCACATTTATCATTGAACAATTCTGATACTTCTTCGATAAAACATGAAGAACCTACTGAAATGGGTATTCCATTTGAGTTAAAAGTCTACGAAAAGGACTTGAATGTTTGTTTTGAGCTGTCCAATGGCACCGATACTTActtttctgaaaatttataCCTCTTAATACATTATATttcatcagaaaatgaaatctGGAAGACCAAAATCGATATTTGTCATGGAATAGGGCCAAAATCCAAGAGAATATTTACAAAgttcaaatcattttttgagaaaaaagGTGGcgatttttcaatagaagattttggcttctttgaaataaaagatGGTGCTGACAgacttttattttctacGCAGGGTTCAAAGCTAGTACCTTGTAACAATGGGACAGATTTAATGTTCCATCTTGTCgcaaaatataataactTAACTGAAATTAACTTGagaaaattggaaaattttaagaGTGAAGAAACCATCAAATTGAAGGAGGCCTTTACATATGATAACGAAAATGTAGAATCTGATGATGTTATTTCCACCACTATAACTAATGATGTaggttttgaaaataacgacagtgataatgaatttgaagagtATGATTTTTTAAGTGAAAGTGATGTATGA